A single genomic interval of Saccharospirillum mangrovi harbors:
- a CDS encoding phosphatase, protein MRILTDTHAHTVASDHAYSTVHDYFQLARAKGLQLFSITDHAPTMPDGAHYWHFGNMKVIPRVIDNVAMLRGIEANILEPEGGVDIPDKLHGFLDFAIASFHEPVFAPADKATNTRAMINTIASGHCQIIGHPGNPNYPIEVEEVIRAARDHNVLLEINNSSFTLSRLGSEPHCRHILEMIDRLDWKVSFGSDSHIAYTVGGFDEAIAHAESVGFPESRIVTANAPRFLKFLGEHGKPVAQELAGWAAQFEMS, encoded by the coding sequence ATGCGTATCCTCACCGACACCCACGCTCACACCGTCGCTTCCGACCACGCTTACAGCACCGTTCACGATTACTTCCAACTTGCCCGCGCCAAAGGTCTGCAACTGTTCAGCATTACCGACCACGCCCCGACCATGCCGGACGGCGCTCATTACTGGCATTTCGGCAATATGAAGGTGATTCCGCGGGTCATCGACAACGTCGCCATGCTGCGCGGCATTGAAGCCAACATCCTGGAACCCGAAGGCGGCGTCGACATTCCCGACAAGCTGCACGGTTTTCTCGATTTCGCCATCGCCAGCTTTCACGAACCGGTGTTCGCACCGGCCGACAAAGCCACCAACACCCGCGCCATGATCAACACCATCGCCAGCGGCCATTGCCAGATCATCGGCCATCCGGGCAATCCGAATTATCCGATCGAAGTAGAAGAAGTGATTCGGGCGGCGCGCGATCACAACGTGCTGCTGGAGATCAACAATTCCTCATTCACCCTGTCGCGCCTGGGCAGCGAGCCGCATTGCCGGCACATTCTGGAAATGATCGACCGGCTCGACTGGAAGGTGTCGTTTGGTTCGGATTCGCACATCGCCTACACCGTCGGTGGCTTCGACGAAGCCATTGCTCATGCCGAATCCGTCGGCTTTCCGGAGTCGCGCATCGTCACCGCCAACGCACCTCGGTTCCTGAAATTTCTCGGTGAACACGGCAAGCCGGTGGCGCAGGAACTGGCCGGCTGGGCGGCGCAGTTTGAAATGAGCTGA
- a CDS encoding MATE family efflux transporter, with the protein MTVSKPDSSSAFVQADLPVLFARTALPIIAIMLMNGLLTVVDARFLGIFVGADALGAVTLVFPAFMLMVALSSLISAGMSSLLARHLGARRPELAQAVFVSALGLALLTSLVLMALFWLFGARFTEAAAQGREPLAQMAHTYLSIVVFTSPLMFSLGVQGDALRNEGRAGWMAMMGLVVTLSNMLFNYLLIVVFDWGVAGSAYGTALAQALALSSIVWLRLSGATPLTLRWRTGFTSLAELRQSWGQIIQLGAPQSLAFFGISLISATIIASLNAFNTPNYAATVSAYGIVTRLMTLSFLPLLGLSHALQTICGHNHGAQLWQRSDDGLRLGLAVALAYGLVIELTLVFLAEPIGRLFVADALVVAEVGRILPTMVALYLLSGPMLILGAYFQSLGDAARAALFSLTRPYLLTLPLLLILPWLLGERGVWLAMPTAEALMLLVAVLVLRHTERQRGYHWGLFQANRASVSE; encoded by the coding sequence GTGACTGTTTCCAAACCCGATTCCAGCTCGGCTTTTGTCCAGGCTGACCTACCTGTTCTGTTCGCTCGAACCGCACTGCCAATCATCGCCATCATGCTGATGAACGGTTTGCTGACGGTGGTTGATGCACGCTTCCTGGGAATCTTCGTCGGCGCCGATGCGTTGGGCGCGGTTACTCTGGTGTTTCCCGCTTTTATGTTGATGGTGGCGTTGTCGAGTTTGATCTCGGCCGGCATGTCGAGCCTGTTGGCCCGGCACTTGGGTGCGCGTCGGCCGGAGCTGGCGCAAGCGGTATTTGTGTCAGCTTTGGGGCTGGCCTTGCTGACCAGTCTGGTGCTGATGGCGCTGTTCTGGCTGTTCGGTGCTCGCTTTACCGAAGCGGCGGCTCAAGGCCGTGAGCCGCTGGCGCAGATGGCGCACACCTATTTGAGCATCGTGGTGTTCACGTCGCCGCTGATGTTCAGTCTTGGTGTGCAAGGCGATGCGCTGCGCAACGAAGGCCGCGCCGGTTGGATGGCGATGATGGGCCTGGTCGTTACCTTGTCGAACATGCTGTTTAACTATTTGCTGATCGTGGTCTTTGACTGGGGCGTGGCCGGGTCGGCCTACGGCACTGCGTTGGCACAAGCGTTGGCGCTGAGTTCGATCGTCTGGTTGCGTTTGTCCGGCGCTACGCCGCTGACGTTGCGCTGGCGCACGGGCTTCACCAGCCTGGCTGAATTGCGCCAGAGTTGGGGCCAGATCATTCAACTGGGCGCGCCACAGAGCCTGGCGTTCTTCGGCATTTCGCTGATTTCCGCCACCATCATTGCCAGCCTGAACGCTTTCAACACGCCGAATTACGCGGCAACGGTGTCGGCCTACGGCATCGTCACCCGTTTGATGACGCTCAGTTTCCTGCCGTTGCTGGGTTTGTCGCACGCGTTGCAAACCATTTGCGGGCACAACCACGGCGCTCAGTTGTGGCAACGTTCGGACGACGGCTTGCGCCTGGGTCTGGCGGTCGCACTCGCTTATGGCCTGGTGATTGAACTGACGCTGGTGTTTCTGGCCGAACCCATCGGCCGGCTGTTTGTGGCCGATGCGTTGGTAGTGGCGGAAGTCGGGCGCATCTTGCCGACCATGGTGGCGCTCTATCTGTTGTCCGGGCCGATGCTGATTCTCGGTGCTTATTTCCAGTCGTTGGGTGATGCCGCTCGAGCAGCCCTGTTCAGCTTAACCCGGCCGTATCTGCTGACGTTGCCGTTGTTGTTGATTCTGCCCTGGCTGCTGGGCGAGCGCGGCGTCTGGCTTGCTATGCCGACCGCTGAAGCGTTGATGCTGTTGGTCGCGGTGCTGGTGTTGCGCCACACCGAACGTCAGCGTGGTTACCACTGGGGTTTGTTCCAGGCAAACCGGGCGTCCGTTAGTGAGTGA
- a CDS encoding glyoxalase superfamily protein, with protein MSEPLPTREQIKAQAKRLRQAMAADGETISHSQALELIAAHHGFRDWNTLSAQLDADAPVLPGASVSGRYLGRTFTATVLSVEPVQLGAWHIQLQLDEAIDVVESEHFSSLRRRIRATIDHHGVTQEKISGGVPVLQLVLRAD; from the coding sequence GTGAGTGAGCCATTACCGACGCGCGAGCAGATCAAAGCCCAGGCCAAGCGGTTGCGCCAGGCGATGGCTGCTGACGGCGAAACGATCAGCCACAGCCAGGCGCTGGAACTGATCGCGGCACATCACGGCTTTCGCGATTGGAACACCCTGAGCGCTCAACTCGACGCAGACGCGCCGGTACTGCCCGGCGCCTCGGTCAGCGGTCGCTATCTGGGCCGGACGTTCACCGCCACGGTGCTATCGGTAGAGCCGGTGCAACTGGGCGCCTGGCACATTCAATTGCAGTTGGACGAGGCCATCGATGTGGTTGAATCCGAGCATTTTTCCAGCCTGCGTCGCCGCATTCGCGCGACCATCGATCACCACGGCGTTACCCAGGAGAAGATTTCCGGCGGCGTGCCGGTGTTGCAGTTGGTGTTGCGCGCCGACTAA
- a CDS encoding LacI family DNA-binding transcriptional regulator, which translates to MKPKQRPRNVTASDVARLAGVSRSAVSRAFTPEASIHPDTREQVLAIARELGYRPNALARSLVKSKQGPSSGLIAVVMGEFDNPFQPHFFSQLTQALQAQGRVAMLVMPDAQGSLEEALERLIAYQVEGAIVAAGSLSPEATDAFLALGTPAVLLGREDPRGRVSAILTDNRAVGERAADYVLSRGRQRPAFIGGRADGQASRERQQGFIERLQSKGIDAPPCLSNPDYSYASGFAAAQQLLRDHPDTDALFCACDALALGAMDALRDAGRTSPSHFNLIGCDDVPQAAWPGYQLTTLAQPVELLVNQALDHLMTSIASGRTDAPEVLRLAPEFVQRRS; encoded by the coding sequence ATGAAACCCAAGCAACGACCTCGTAACGTCACCGCATCTGACGTCGCCCGGCTGGCCGGGGTATCGCGTTCGGCGGTGTCGCGCGCCTTCACACCCGAAGCCAGCATTCACCCAGACACACGCGAGCAGGTGTTGGCGATTGCCCGCGAATTGGGTTACCGACCGAATGCGCTGGCGCGTTCGCTGGTGAAGTCCAAACAAGGGCCGTCGTCAGGCTTGATCGCCGTCGTCATGGGCGAATTCGACAACCCGTTCCAGCCGCATTTTTTCAGCCAGTTAACGCAAGCGCTGCAAGCGCAGGGTCGCGTCGCCATGCTGGTCATGCCCGATGCGCAAGGCAGTCTGGAAGAAGCGTTGGAGCGGTTGATTGCCTATCAGGTAGAGGGCGCGATTGTGGCAGCGGGTTCGCTGTCACCCGAGGCGACCGATGCGTTTTTGGCGCTGGGCACGCCGGCGGTGTTGTTAGGGCGGGAAGATCCACGCGGCCGCGTGTCGGCGATTCTGACCGACAACCGCGCCGTCGGCGAACGCGCCGCAGATTACGTGTTAAGCCGAGGCCGCCAGCGCCCGGCCTTTATTGGCGGCCGCGCCGATGGCCAAGCCTCGCGCGAACGGCAACAGGGCTTTATCGAGCGATTGCAGTCAAAGGGAATCGATGCGCCGCCGTGCCTGAGCAACCCCGATTACAGCTACGCCAGTGGCTTTGCCGCCGCTCAGCAATTACTGCGCGACCACCCGGACACCGATGCCCTGTTCTGCGCCTGCGATGCACTCGCGCTCGGCGCCATGGACGCACTGCGCGACGCCGGCCGCACCAGCCCGAGCCACTTCAACCTCATCGGTTGCGACGACGTGCCACAAGCGGCCTGGCCGGGCTATCAACTGACGACGCTGGCGCAACCGGTCGAACTACTGGTCAACCAGGCGTTGGACCATCTGATGACCTCCATCGCCAGCGGCCGCACCGACGCGCCGGAAGTGCTGCGTCTGGCGCCGGAGTTTGTGCAGCGGCGGAGTTAG
- a CDS encoding MBL fold metallo-hydrolase yields the protein MKIDVVGVGAAYEPKGVNASLLLEEDGYQVLIDCGPTVPPALWRRNLDPEAISALYFTHCHPDHCLGLTTLINHWQHCKRKRPLLIVAQRAQWARLQNLSFFGHWPDDDPGFSIQWVDSAELDALGPWRMATASSRHSVPNLSIWLRGAQGSLFYSGDGRPSRHNKSLLGSADIVFQECEISHELSRLAHHGDWPLCQTLERKAGSLLCPYHIGPEHQAIVRRDAADMADVFVPTEGDILRLKSGRWQVESRT from the coding sequence ATGAAAATTGATGTGGTCGGCGTCGGCGCCGCTTACGAACCCAAGGGCGTCAATGCGTCGTTATTGTTGGAAGAAGACGGTTATCAGGTATTGATCGATTGCGGGCCGACGGTGCCGCCGGCGTTGTGGCGTCGCAACCTCGATCCGGAAGCGATTTCTGCGTTGTATTTCACCCACTGCCACCCGGATCATTGCCTGGGCTTAACAACGCTGATCAACCATTGGCAACACTGCAAACGCAAACGACCGCTGCTGATTGTGGCGCAACGTGCGCAGTGGGCGCGGCTGCAAAATCTGAGTTTTTTTGGTCACTGGCCGGACGACGATCCGGGCTTTTCGATTCAATGGGTCGACAGCGCCGAACTCGACGCGCTCGGCCCGTGGCGTATGGCAACGGCGTCCAGCCGGCACTCGGTACCGAACTTGTCGATCTGGTTGCGCGGCGCGCAGGGCAGCTTGTTTTACAGCGGCGACGGCCGGCCCAGCCGCCACAATAAAAGTCTGCTCGGCAGTGCCGACATCGTGTTTCAGGAATGCGAAATCAGCCATGAATTGTCGCGGCTGGCGCACCACGGTGACTGGCCGTTGTGCCAGACCTTAGAACGCAAAGCCGGCAGCCTGTTGTGCCCGTACCACATCGGCCCGGAACACCAGGCCATTGTGCGCCGCGACGCCGCCGACATGGCCGATGTGTTCGTGCCAACCGAAGGCGATATCCTGCGGCTGAAAAGTGGCCGCTGGCAGGTGGAATCGAGAACATGA
- a CDS encoding carbohydrate ABC transporter permease, whose protein sequence is MTRFLRPFGILLAVLFFTLPTLWMLGTAFKPAAEYIGTSLAFWPNTPTLAHFIQLFDEGVMRRLLNTLVVSVGTTAVSLSIGFISAYALVRYRFPAKLDLLFLLLVLLIKTLPPIVVAIPLYRVLNALNLLDSHLGLMLSYQIYTLPFCIWMLLSFVRQIPIDLEEAAALEGAGLMQRLWRVVVPLAAPGLVATLIFAMLLAWNEFLFALLFIQSPSQFTLPLYIATFTTENQTFWGPLMAIGVLSSLPVLLLAGYLQKHLLRGFAMSPQ, encoded by the coding sequence ATGACTCGTTTTCTGCGTCCGTTCGGCATTTTATTGGCCGTATTGTTTTTTACGCTGCCCACCTTGTGGATGCTCGGCACCGCCTTCAAACCGGCGGCCGAATACATCGGCACCAGCCTGGCGTTCTGGCCGAACACCCCGACGCTGGCGCACTTTATTCAGCTGTTTGATGAAGGCGTGATGCGGCGTCTTTTGAACACACTCGTCGTGTCGGTTGGCACCACCGCCGTGTCGCTCAGCATCGGTTTTATTTCGGCTTATGCGCTGGTGCGGTATCGCTTCCCGGCCAAACTCGATCTGCTGTTTTTATTGCTGGTATTGCTGATCAAAACACTGCCGCCGATTGTCGTTGCCATACCGTTGTACCGGGTGTTGAACGCGTTGAATCTGCTCGATTCGCACCTGGGTTTAATGCTCAGTTATCAGATTTATACCCTGCCGTTTTGCATCTGGATGCTACTCAGTTTTGTGCGCCAGATTCCGATTGATCTAGAAGAAGCCGCCGCCCTGGAAGGCGCGGGTTTGATGCAACGTTTATGGCGCGTTGTTGTGCCGCTGGCAGCGCCCGGTCTGGTCGCAACCTTGATTTTCGCCATGCTGCTAGCGTGGAACGAATTCCTGTTTGCGCTGCTGTTTATTCAGTCGCCGAGCCAGTTCACCCTGCCGCTGTACATCGCCACCTTTACCACCGAAAACCAAACCTTCTGGGGGCCGTTGATGGCGATTGGTGTGCTCAGTTCGTTGCCGGTGTTGTTGCTGGCCGGTTATCTGCAAAAACATTTGTTGCGCGGTTTTGCGATGAGTCCGCAATAA
- a CDS encoding carbohydrate ABC transporter permease has protein sequence MFRSHWHPWLLLSPALVLLALLTLYPIGYSLMLAFTDTQYGGPMTFVGLANFRELFSDWFFQQATRNTIVFTLAASLAQVGLGLLLALLFYQPFRARVWLLPLCIYPMMLSTLVCSSIWKAWLHYDFGWLNNLFAVLGLARISWLSNPDTALAAIVLVDTWQWTPLAFMLLLAGLQAIPQDIEEAATIEGATAWQRFWYVRLPLLRAPLFLALLLRSIDAFKLFDKNYVLTGGGPAYSTETLSLLAYKQGFKFFHLGTASAIAVVMLFIALALSLAYAWQVMRRPH, from the coding sequence ATGTTCCGATCCCACTGGCACCCCTGGCTGTTGCTGTCACCGGCTTTGGTGCTGCTGGCGCTACTGACGCTCTACCCCATCGGTTACAGCCTGATGCTGGCCTTCACCGACACCCAATACGGCGGCCCGATGACCTTCGTCGGCCTCGCCAATTTCCGCGAATTATTCAGCGACTGGTTTTTCCAACAAGCCACGCGCAACACCATCGTCTTTACGCTCGCCGCCTCGCTCGCTCAGGTTGGATTGGGCTTGTTATTGGCGCTGTTGTTTTATCAACCGTTCCGCGCCCGAGTCTGGCTGTTACCGCTGTGCATTTACCCGATGATGTTATCGACGCTGGTCTGTTCGTCGATCTGGAAAGCCTGGCTGCATTACGACTTCGGCTGGCTGAATAATTTGTTTGCCGTGCTCGGTTTGGCACGCATCAGTTGGTTATCGAATCCCGATACAGCGCTTGCCGCCATCGTGCTGGTCGACACCTGGCAATGGACACCGCTGGCGTTCATGTTGTTACTCGCCGGCCTGCAAGCAATTCCGCAAGACATCGAAGAAGCCGCCACAATCGAAGGCGCCACCGCCTGGCAACGGTTCTGGTACGTGCGCCTGCCATTGTTGCGTGCGCCGTTGTTTTTAGCGCTGCTGCTGCGCTCCATCGACGCGTTCAAATTGTTCGATAAAAACTACGTGCTCACCGGCGGCGGCCCGGCCTATTCGACCGAAACGCTGTCGCTGCTCGCCTATAAACAAGGCTTCAAATTTTTCCACCTCGGCACCGCCAGTGCCATTGCCGTGGTGATGCTGTTTATCGCCCTGGCGTTGAGCCTGGCCTACGCCTGGCAAGTGATGCGGAGGCCGCATTGA
- a CDS encoding ABC transporter substrate-binding protein — MKHNRTAFLPSLLATALTLTGAAQAADLVIAGRDAGYGDALQAGVDAYEAAHPGTDIELLKLPYGSLYEKLVIGMREGDSSFDLVLIDDTWAPEFMSNGWLAPLNEDAVSQDFIPSLTDISRYPVGQGPLFALPVVGNVAMFAYRSDLMDQPQSWDDVFAAAQNLKTNDRAGVVFRGTQGNPIVTGFLPMLWAYGGHIVDADGNIALNSPATVAAIEAFVSLRDVAPTGVEVYNSGEVRDAIQQGKAAMAIEVWPSWVPSMDDPAVSQVVGKVNIVPPPGQVNESTPMLGVWQLGVSANSENADLAEDFLAFFTSADFQRQLTLEQGLPPTRTSVYLDDDVVAKYRWYPNQLDALRQGTARPRVQDWQQLESILGDYLQLALLGRLSPEQAAKQAHDRMVASR; from the coding sequence ATGAAACACAATCGCACTGCATTCTTACCCAGCCTGCTGGCAACGGCCCTGACACTGACCGGCGCCGCACAAGCCGCCGATCTGGTGATCGCTGGCCGTGACGCCGGCTACGGCGACGCCCTGCAAGCCGGCGTTGACGCCTATGAAGCCGCCCACCCGGGCACCGACATCGAACTGCTGAAACTGCCTTACGGTTCGCTGTACGAAAAGCTGGTCATCGGCATGCGCGAAGGCGATTCCAGCTTCGACCTGGTGCTGATCGACGACACCTGGGCACCGGAATTCATGAGCAACGGCTGGCTCGCGCCGCTGAACGAAGACGCCGTCAGCCAGGATTTCATCCCGTCGCTGACCGACATCTCGCGCTACCCGGTCGGCCAGGGCCCGCTGTTTGCGCTGCCGGTGGTTGGCAACGTCGCCATGTTCGCTTACCGCTCCGACTTGATGGACCAGCCGCAAAGCTGGGATGACGTCTTCGCCGCTGCGCAAAACCTGAAAACCAACGACCGCGCTGGCGTCGTCTTCCGTGGCACTCAGGGCAACCCCATCGTCACCGGCTTCCTGCCGATGCTGTGGGCCTACGGCGGCCACATCGTTGACGCCGACGGCAACATTGCACTGAACAGCCCGGCCACCGTGGCGGCCATCGAAGCCTTCGTCAGCCTGCGCGACGTGGCACCGACCGGCGTTGAAGTCTACAACTCCGGCGAAGTGCGCGACGCCATTCAACAAGGCAAAGCCGCCATGGCGATTGAAGTCTGGCCGTCGTGGGTACCGTCAATGGACGACCCGGCCGTGAGCCAGGTAGTCGGCAAGGTCAACATCGTGCCGCCGCCGGGCCAGGTGAATGAATCCACACCGATGTTGGGTGTATGGCAGCTGGGCGTTTCCGCCAACTCCGAAAACGCCGACCTCGCCGAAGACTTCCTGGCGTTCTTCACCAGCGCCGACTTCCAACGTCAACTGACACTGGAACAAGGCCTGCCGCCGACACGCACCAGCGTGTATCTGGATGACGACGTCGTTGCCAAATACCGCTGGTACCCGAACCAGCTGGACGCTCTGCGCCAAGGCACCGCCCGCCCGCGCGTACAGGACTGGCAACAACTGGAATCGATCCTCGGTGACTACTTGCAACTGGCACTGCTGGGCCGACTGAGCCCGGAACAAGCCGCCAAGCAAGCGCACGACCGGATGGTGGCATCGCGGTAA